In a genomic window of Maricaulis maris MCS10:
- a CDS encoding chorismate mutase, which yields MTRSPLDRVRQEIDTVDAALVSLLARRHRLVTRAARLKSSSNLAVVDANRQEAVLSNARRSAELHGLAIDLIDRIWPEMIDFWVTYQNSLSDQSGMLPPASGTRLNQLVQPQEPHH from the coding sequence ATGACACGGTCTCCGCTTGATCGTGTCCGACAGGAAATAGACACCGTCGACGCGGCCCTGGTCAGCCTGCTGGCCCGGCGGCACCGCCTGGTGACCCGGGCGGCGCGACTGAAGTCGTCGTCAAACCTTGCTGTCGTCGATGCCAACCGTCAGGAGGCGGTGCTATCCAACGCCCGACGGTCAGCAGAACTGCACGGCCTGGCGATCGACCTCATCGATCGGATCTGGCCTGAAATGATCGACTTCTGGGTGACCTACCAAAACAGCCTGTCCGACCAGTCGGGCATGCTGCCACCCGCGTCTGGCACCCGCCTCAACCAACTCGTTCAACCGCAGGAACCTCACCATTGA
- a CDS encoding alkaline phosphatase D family protein codes for MSKINLTRRTALIGAAGAGLAVSACSQSPDVFQPVENGSFNHGVASGDPDQSSVMLWTALTNDGGGYRGVEVARDDAFTDIVFEQGGEIAYVTVQPLGTLKILATGLEPGASYFYRFRLNDEYSPVGITRTLPEGALDQYRIGVFSCSNFPAGHFNVYREAAENGDLDLVVHLGDYFYEYGAGQYATGNSEAMNRVPAPVHEIISHADYVERHAQYKSDPDLQALHAAAPWILSWDDHETANDAWRDGAENHDESEGAWADRREAALRAWYDWQPVREPDGDLRQRRGHFEIGDLATLCLLESRLIARDEQVGVDTFPLASDADETDPANLEAVAAWKRDVIGDEGRTLLGRDQIDDIQAACGASKAAGKPWRILANQVIMSRVDFPNFATEMPGWLRWWATRNSEFARNFIMSTRFGVPFGLDMWDGYPAERERLYAALRAVDADIITITGDVHSFWANDLRDSDGTRVGTELVAASVTSPSPFSSFKAPGVDYGKLMVEANDDVGHCNMEDHGYIRLTLTRDAADAEFIKVSDILTRDYRAGIESQWRVRPAVNGEVPAVERVG; via the coding sequence ATGAGCAAGATCAATCTGACACGCCGGACCGCCCTGATCGGGGCTGCGGGCGCCGGACTTGCTGTTTCCGCCTGTTCGCAGTCCCCGGATGTGTTCCAGCCGGTCGAGAATGGCAGCTTCAATCACGGCGTGGCATCGGGTGATCCGGATCAGTCGAGCGTGATGTTGTGGACAGCCCTGACCAATGATGGCGGCGGCTATCGCGGTGTTGAAGTGGCGCGGGACGACGCCTTCACCGATATTGTCTTCGAGCAGGGAGGCGAGATCGCCTATGTGACGGTCCAGCCGCTCGGCACGCTAAAGATCCTGGCCACTGGCCTGGAGCCGGGCGCGAGTTATTTCTATCGTTTCCGGCTGAATGACGAATACTCACCGGTCGGCATCACCCGAACCCTGCCCGAAGGCGCGCTGGATCAATACCGGATCGGGGTTTTTTCCTGTTCCAATTTCCCGGCCGGGCATTTCAACGTTTATCGTGAAGCCGCCGAGAATGGCGATCTCGATCTGGTCGTGCACCTGGGTGATTATTTCTACGAATATGGCGCCGGCCAGTATGCGACCGGAAATTCCGAGGCGATGAACCGCGTGCCCGCGCCCGTGCACGAAATCATCAGCCATGCGGATTATGTCGAACGGCACGCCCAGTATAAATCCGATCCGGACCTGCAGGCCTTGCACGCGGCGGCACCGTGGATCCTGAGCTGGGATGATCACGAGACCGCCAATGATGCGTGGCGTGACGGCGCCGAAAACCATGACGAGAGCGAGGGCGCCTGGGCCGACCGGCGCGAGGCGGCTCTGCGCGCCTGGTATGACTGGCAGCCGGTTCGCGAGCCGGATGGTGATTTGCGCCAGCGGCGCGGTCATTTCGAGATCGGGGATCTGGCCACGCTGTGCCTGCTGGAAAGCCGGTTGATTGCGCGTGATGAACAGGTCGGGGTGGACACTTTCCCGCTGGCCTCTGACGCCGACGAGACGGACCCGGCCAATCTGGAAGCTGTCGCGGCCTGGAAGCGGGATGTGATCGGCGACGAAGGCCGGACCCTTCTCGGGCGCGACCAGATCGACGACATCCAGGCAGCCTGCGGGGCGTCCAAGGCGGCCGGAAAGCCGTGGCGCATCCTTGCCAACCAGGTCATCATGAGCCGCGTCGACTTCCCGAATTTTGCCACCGAGATGCCCGGCTGGCTGCGGTGGTGGGCGACGCGCAACAGTGAGTTCGCCCGCAATTTCATCATGAGCACGCGATTTGGCGTCCCCTTCGGTCTCGACATGTGGGATGGCTATCCTGCAGAGCGCGAGCGTCTTTACGCCGCTTTGCGCGCTGTTGATGCCGACATCATCACCATCACCGGCGATGTGCATTCCTTCTGGGCCAACGACCTGCGTGATAGCGACGGCACCCGGGTCGGCACCGAGCTGGTCGCGGCTTCGGTGACCAGCCCGTCACCCTTTTCCAGCTTCAAGGCGCCCGGCGTTGACTATGGGAAGTTGATGGTCGAGGCCAATGACGATGTCGGCCACTGCAACATGGAAGATCACGGCTATATCCGCCTGACCCTGACCCGCGACGCGGCTGATGCCGAGTTTATCAAGGTCAGCGACATTCTCACGCGCGACTATCGGGCCGGTATCGAGAGCCAGTGGCGGGTGCGTCCGGCGGTCAATGGTGAGGTTCCTGCGGTTGAACGAGTTGGTTGA
- a CDS encoding TonB-dependent receptor: MTLKSRLLTAAALGALALSTPATFAQDDAGEPTDVIRVTTQFREQSLADVPINVSAFDEERLDALDIADFEDLAAFTPGLIVQEQSPNNTGYSIRGITTDSGEATSETRVAVFQDGVSITRSRGSYVELFDIERVEIAKGPQPTLFGRGALIGGINIIQNKADDEFSASVEVGAGNEGQIEARGHVNFALSENYGLRFAAVSRERDGYIDNALGGEGLQGRDTQALRMVFSGAPTDRFSFDLIANYQQDTPPGTSFKSGTIPAPGGDIDPFTPAALNTFGGFEGGAPLGLDREVRGVTLLADYALNDAWTLSSITGWRDFASVEIFDPDGTFLPFLAIAEDATGEQFSQEFRLSYDNGGRLTGSVGALWFTEEGEQRIPIAMDERVAQAMLAPTLAAGFGATVAQLEGLLALNGFPGVDLDDPLNPFPYSVAGLLTLGQLVPLRSFYLEEGSNSAETTSWDIFADASYAVTDRLTLTAGLRYTAEDKTSAGYGRSLSGPNFVTFGDTLITPYTPNGAEISQSGDFDDFTWRFAASYAVTDRINTWASFARGRRPDVISVDTTSPTFFSEAPAEIVDSLEVGAFITFDRGTVSGSVFYSEYENFQSSRFDPNTVSFVTDNAGNATQYGLEVQGDFDLAETANLFVSYAYNMATFDDTDSAGNALELAGNRFRYAPEHTIALGLDWDVASGDWGSLSFMPTWSWQSKIYFDNNNDRFGGVLQQEAYGLLNARLRYESADERYHAELYGSNLTDEDYLIDAGNTGGAFGMPTYIAGAPLLWGVRIGADF; the protein is encoded by the coding sequence ATGACATTGAAGTCCCGTCTTCTGACCGCCGCCGCCCTTGGCGCACTGGCACTCAGCACGCCCGCCACCTTCGCCCAGGACGATGCGGGTGAGCCCACCGACGTGATCCGCGTGACAACCCAGTTCCGCGAACAGTCGCTGGCCGATGTGCCGATCAATGTCTCTGCCTTTGATGAGGAACGTCTCGATGCGCTCGACATTGCCGACTTTGAAGACCTGGCGGCATTCACGCCGGGCCTGATCGTGCAGGAGCAGAGCCCGAACAATACCGGCTACTCGATCCGCGGCATTACCACGGACAGCGGCGAAGCCACGTCGGAAACGCGCGTCGCCGTCTTCCAGGATGGCGTGTCGATCACCCGCTCGCGCGGCTCCTATGTCGAGCTGTTCGATATCGAACGTGTCGAGATCGCCAAGGGGCCCCAACCGACCCTGTTCGGTCGCGGTGCGCTGATCGGCGGTATCAACATCATCCAGAACAAGGCCGATGACGAATTCTCCGCTTCAGTGGAGGTCGGTGCCGGCAATGAAGGTCAGATCGAAGCCCGCGGCCACGTCAATTTCGCACTGAGCGAAAATTACGGCCTGCGCTTTGCTGCGGTCAGCCGCGAACGTGATGGCTATATCGACAATGCGCTGGGCGGCGAAGGCCTGCAGGGTCGCGACACCCAGGCCCTGCGCATGGTGTTCTCGGGCGCGCCGACCGACCGTTTCTCCTTCGACCTGATCGCCAACTACCAGCAGGACACGCCTCCAGGCACCTCGTTCAAGTCAGGCACCATCCCGGCGCCGGGTGGTGACATCGACCCCTTCACCCCGGCCGCGCTCAACACGTTCGGTGGCTTTGAAGGCGGCGCTCCGCTGGGCCTTGATCGCGAAGTGCGCGGTGTGACACTGCTGGCCGACTACGCCCTCAACGACGCCTGGACCCTCAGCTCGATCACCGGCTGGCGTGACTTCGCCTCGGTCGAGATTTTCGATCCGGACGGCACGTTTCTGCCTTTCCTCGCCATCGCCGAAGATGCGACGGGCGAGCAGTTCAGCCAGGAATTCCGCCTGTCCTATGACAATGGCGGACGCCTGACCGGTTCCGTCGGTGCCCTGTGGTTCACCGAAGAGGGCGAACAGCGCATTCCGATCGCGATGGATGAGCGCGTCGCCCAGGCCATGCTCGCGCCAACCCTGGCGGCCGGTTTCGGTGCCACCGTGGCCCAGCTGGAAGGCCTTCTGGCGCTGAACGGCTTCCCGGGTGTTGATCTGGACGATCCGCTCAACCCCTTCCCCTATTCAGTCGCTGGCCTTTTGACGCTGGGCCAGCTCGTCCCGCTGCGCAGTTTCTATCTCGAGGAAGGCTCCAACAGCGCCGAGACCACGTCCTGGGATATCTTTGCCGACGCTTCCTACGCCGTGACTGACCGTCTCACCCTGACCGCCGGTCTTCGCTATACCGCTGAGGACAAGACCTCTGCCGGTTATGGCCGCTCGCTCTCCGGCCCGAATTTCGTGACCTTCGGTGACACCCTGATCACGCCCTACACGCCGAACGGCGCCGAAATCAGCCAGTCCGGCGATTTCGATGACTTCACCTGGCGTTTCGCGGCATCCTATGCCGTGACCGACCGGATCAACACCTGGGCCAGCTTTGCCCGTGGCCGTCGCCCCGACGTGATCTCCGTCGACACCACCTCGCCAACCTTCTTCTCGGAAGCGCCGGCGGAAATTGTCGACTCGCTCGAGGTCGGTGCTTTCATCACCTTTGATCGTGGCACGGTCTCCGGCTCGGTCTTCTACTCCGAGTACGAGAACTTCCAGTCCTCGCGTTTCGATCCGAACACGGTCTCCTTCGTCACCGACAATGCCGGTAATGCCACGCAATACGGTCTCGAGGTCCAGGGTGATTTCGACCTGGCCGAAACCGCCAACCTGTTCGTCAGCTACGCCTACAACATGGCCACGTTCGACGACACGGACAGCGCCGGCAATGCGCTGGAACTGGCGGGCAACCGCTTCCGCTACGCGCCGGAACACACGATTGCGCTTGGTCTCGACTGGGATGTCGCATCCGGTGACTGGGGTTCCCTGAGCTTCATGCCGACCTGGTCCTGGCAGTCGAAAATCTACTTCGACAACAATAATGACCGGTTTGGCGGCGTGCTGCAGCAGGAGGCCTATGGCCTGCTCAATGCCCGCCTGCGCTATGAAAGCGCGGACGAGCGCTATCATGCCGAGCTTTACGGCTCGAACCTGACCGATGAGGACTATCTGATCGATGCCGGCAATACCGGCGGCGCCTTTGGCATGCCGACCTATATTGCCGGCGCGCCGCTGCTCTGGGGCGTGCGTATCGGCGCTGACTTCTAA
- a CDS encoding RluA family pseudouridine synthase, with the protein MTDIAETRTLEATEEDAGQRLDRWLAASVESLSRSRLKALIEAGQVAVDGVAVTDPSAKVLAGSEYTVGIPEPRADTPTPEPMDLDVLHEDDHLIVINKPAGLSVHPAAGNWTGTLVHGLLHHCAGSLSGIGGVERPGIVHRLDKETSGVMVVAKSDVAHKGLSIQFARHTVERAYIAFTRNAPSPKAGRIATQLARSSRDRKKFEVPHDPNSEAGKHAITNYTTLKRFGQAEGAAIGTGMAAKVECRLETGRTHQIRVHMAHINCPLLGDPVYGQKRGRLLEYDDDSGTLRAFRRQALHAAILGFEHPVTGEALRFESELPDDMKRVEAILETL; encoded by the coding sequence ATGACCGATATCGCCGAAACCCGCACACTGGAAGCAACCGAGGAAGATGCGGGGCAGCGACTGGATCGTTGGCTGGCAGCCTCGGTTGAGTCCCTCTCACGCTCGCGCCTGAAAGCGCTGATCGAAGCCGGGCAGGTGGCGGTGGACGGCGTCGCCGTGACCGACCCCTCCGCCAAGGTACTTGCCGGAAGCGAGTATACGGTCGGCATTCCGGAACCGCGGGCCGACACACCGACACCGGAACCGATGGATCTCGATGTCCTGCACGAAGACGACCACCTGATCGTGATCAACAAGCCGGCCGGCCTGTCAGTCCACCCCGCTGCCGGGAATTGGACCGGCACGCTGGTGCACGGCCTGCTGCATCATTGCGCCGGCTCCCTGTCCGGCATTGGCGGGGTCGAGCGCCCCGGCATCGTGCACCGTCTCGACAAGGAAACATCCGGCGTCATGGTCGTGGCCAAATCGGATGTGGCGCACAAGGGGTTGAGCATCCAGTTCGCCCGACACACCGTTGAGCGGGCCTACATCGCCTTCACCCGCAATGCTCCCAGCCCGAAGGCCGGCCGGATCGCGACGCAGCTGGCCCGCTCCTCGCGCGACCGCAAGAAATTCGAGGTCCCGCATGACCCCAATTCGGAAGCCGGCAAGCATGCGATCACCAATTATACGACCCTGAAACGCTTCGGTCAGGCCGAAGGCGCGGCGATCGGCACCGGCATGGCGGCCAAGGTCGAATGCCGGCTTGAAACGGGACGCACCCACCAGATTCGTGTTCACATGGCGCATATCAACTGTCCGCTGTTGGGCGACCCGGTTTACGGGCAGAAACGCGGTCGCTTGCTCGAATATGATGATGACAGCGGAACCCTGCGCGCCTTCCGCCGCCAGGCATTGCATGCCGCGATCCTGGGCTTCGAGCATCCGGTGACCGGTGAAGCGCTGCGGTTTGAAAGCGAGCTGCCCGACGACATGAAACGCGTCGAGGCGATCCTGGAAACGCTTTGA
- a CDS encoding M24 family metallopeptidase: protein MTRGVGGSNAAAELAKLTDQLSHCQPISAERLTERLDGLRERMKAAGLDAAWLNAGTNLTYYTGLRWRASERLVGALVTADGGLTYLGPAFETGTLEAFMHLPAPLAVWEEHESPFALLAGLDGASGRLGLDPTTPLVTANAIAAACRGEIGDASDLILSGRMIKDAEEISLMQATKTATLDVHAAVARILRPGISTGEVTEFIHAAHKAVGAPGGSTFCIVLFGPDTAFPHGVANPKTLDEGDMVLIDTGCAIHGYQSDITRSYVFGEPTDHQREIWEAEKACQLAAFQAAQIGVACSAVDAAARTEAERRGLGPDYTLPGIPHRTGHGIGLDIHEGPYLVGGDDTPLQAGMCFSNEPMICVPGEFGIRLEDHFYMTPTGPRWFTEPSHAIDDPFG from the coding sequence ATGACACGTGGCGTGGGCGGGTCGAACGCCGCGGCGGAGCTGGCAAAGCTCACCGATCAGCTCAGCCATTGTCAGCCGATATCGGCCGAACGTCTCACCGAGCGCCTCGACGGGCTGCGCGAGCGCATGAAGGCCGCCGGACTGGATGCGGCCTGGCTCAATGCCGGCACCAATCTGACCTATTATACCGGCCTTCGCTGGCGCGCCTCGGAACGGCTGGTCGGCGCCCTTGTCACAGCCGATGGCGGTCTGACCTATCTCGGCCCGGCCTTCGAGACCGGTACGCTGGAAGCCTTCATGCACCTGCCCGCCCCGCTGGCTGTCTGGGAAGAGCATGAAAGCCCGTTTGCCCTGTTGGCCGGTCTCGACGGCGCGAGCGGCCGGCTTGGCCTCGATCCGACCACGCCGCTGGTCACTGCCAACGCCATTGCCGCCGCCTGTCGGGGCGAAATCGGGGATGCCAGCGACCTCATCCTGTCCGGCCGCATGATCAAGGATGCCGAAGAGATATCCCTGATGCAGGCGACCAAGACGGCAACGCTGGACGTGCATGCCGCCGTCGCGCGCATCCTCCGCCCCGGTATTTCCACTGGCGAGGTCACCGAGTTCATCCACGCCGCCCACAAGGCCGTCGGCGCGCCGGGCGGATCGACCTTCTGCATTGTCCTGTTCGGACCGGACACGGCCTTCCCGCATGGCGTCGCCAATCCCAAGACGCTGGATGAGGGCGACATGGTGCTGATCGATACCGGCTGCGCCATCCATGGCTATCAATCCGATATCACGCGCAGCTATGTGTTCGGTGAGCCGACCGACCATCAGCGCGAGATTTGGGAGGCCGAGAAGGCCTGTCAGCTGGCAGCCTTCCAGGCCGCACAGATTGGGGTCGCCTGCAGCGCCGTTGACGCCGCCGCGCGCACCGAGGCCGAACGACGCGGACTGGGTCCCGACTATACCTTGCCCGGCATTCCGCACCGGACCGGTCACGGCATCGGCCTCGACATCCATGAAGGACCCTATCTGGTCGGTGGTGACGACACGCCGCTGCAGGCCGGCATGTGCTTTTCCAACGAGCCGATGATCTGCGTGCCGGGTGAATTCGGCATCCGGCTGGAGGACCATTTCTACATGACGCCGACCGGTCCGCGCTGGTTCACCGAGCCGTCGCACGCGATCGATGACCCGTTCGGCTAG
- a CDS encoding DMT family transporter: MAFLTNPWTLLVLGGICEMGWALGFKYVRSDAPWWQHAAVLAVLAASMALLWMAMKSLPAGTAYAVWTGIGALGVATLGILVFNEPATHMRLFFLALILVGIIGLKAVSGET, from the coding sequence ATGGCGTTTCTCACCAATCCCTGGACCTTGCTCGTCTTGGGCGGCATTTGCGAGATGGGCTGGGCGCTGGGGTTCAAATATGTCCGCAGCGACGCGCCCTGGTGGCAGCATGCGGCGGTGTTGGCCGTTCTCGCGGCCTCGATGGCGCTTTTGTGGATGGCGATGAAGTCATTGCCCGCCGGGACTGCCTATGCTGTGTGGACCGGGATCGGAGCGCTCGGTGTGGCCACGTTGGGCATTCTCGTCTTCAATGAGCCGGCCACACATATGCGGCTCTTCTTCCTGGCCCTGATCCTGGTCGGGATCATCGGTCTGAAGGCGGTCAGCGGCGAGACCTAG
- a CDS encoding glutathione S-transferase, protein MGYTLYGKAGFGSVCIEAALELVGADYEFVEADPLGDAADQRRLKAINPAGQVPALILPDDRIMTESAAILIWLGDRYPQADVAPAPDAAERSEYLRWLLFCASSIYSTFTLTDGPDRFHPDSRTHDTLLANANTRRTDLWTLMNDAFDGMPGPFLLGERLSLLDVYVAMMSRWDPGRAAFASAAPALCSAVEATEADPVIAEVWARNFQSEA, encoded by the coding sequence ATGGGCTATACGCTTTACGGCAAGGCGGGGTTCGGCTCGGTCTGCATCGAAGCAGCGCTCGAGCTGGTTGGGGCGGACTATGAGTTCGTCGAGGCTGATCCGCTGGGTGATGCGGCAGACCAGCGCCGCCTGAAAGCGATCAATCCGGCCGGGCAGGTACCGGCCCTGATCCTGCCTGACGACCGTATCATGACCGAAAGCGCCGCCATCCTGATCTGGCTGGGGGACCGCTACCCGCAAGCGGATGTGGCGCCGGCTCCGGACGCGGCCGAGCGCTCGGAATATCTGCGCTGGCTTCTGTTCTGCGCCTCGTCGATCTATTCGACTTTCACCCTGACCGATGGTCCCGACCGCTTCCATCCCGACAGTCGGACGCATGACACCCTGCTGGCGAATGCCAACACGCGACGGACCGATCTGTGGACCCTGATGAATGATGCCTTTGACGGCATGCCGGGGCCCTTCCTGCTTGGTGAACGCTTGAGCCTTCTGGATGTCTATGTCGCCATGATGAGCCGCTGGGATCCGGGTCGGGCGGCTTTCGCGTCGGCCGCACCAGCCCTCTGCTCGGCGGTCGAGGCAACAGAGGCCGATCCGGTCATTGCCGAGGTCTGGGCCCGCAATTTCCAGTCTGAGGCCTGA
- the folP gene encoding dihydropteroate synthase gives MAKFRSRRQTGLPFVMGVLNVTPDSFSDGGDFIDQEAAVARGLEMLANGADVIDVGGESTRPGASPVTDKEEMRRVLPVIKALRERTAARISIDTFKPVVARAAVDAGADIWNDVMALRADGAVETAAELGVPVIMMHMSGTPQTMQANPQYDDVVSEVCDFLTERADIAMAKGVSADSIWLDPGIGFGKSLDHNLALMHDLDQVIGLGYPVLFGASRKRFIAAIDDGAAEMERLGGSLAAALRAAAVGAAMVRVHDVRMTVQALKVQAAIRKGRA, from the coding sequence ATGGCCAAATTTCGCTCCCGTCGCCAAACCGGTCTGCCCTTCGTGATGGGCGTGCTCAATGTCACGCCGGACAGTTTTTCAGATGGTGGCGATTTCATCGACCAGGAAGCGGCGGTCGCGCGCGGCCTCGAAATGCTGGCAAATGGTGCTGACGTCATCGATGTCGGCGGTGAGTCGACCCGGCCGGGCGCGTCACCGGTCACCGACAAGGAAGAGATGCGCCGCGTCCTGCCGGTGATCAAGGCGCTACGCGAGCGTACTGCAGCGCGCATTTCCATCGACACATTCAAGCCGGTCGTGGCCCGCGCCGCCGTCGATGCCGGCGCGGACATCTGGAATGATGTCATGGCCTTGCGTGCTGACGGCGCGGTCGAAACAGCCGCCGAGCTGGGCGTGCCGGTGATCATGATGCACATGTCCGGGACGCCACAGACCATGCAGGCCAATCCGCAATATGATGACGTGGTGTCGGAGGTCTGTGACTTCCTGACCGAGCGCGCCGACATCGCCATGGCAAAGGGGGTCAGCGCCGACAGTATCTGGCTCGATCCGGGTATCGGTTTCGGCAAGTCGCTGGATCACAACCTGGCGCTCATGCACGATCTCGATCAGGTCATCGGGCTGGGCTATCCGGTCCTGTTCGGCGCCTCGCGCAAGCGCTTCATCGCCGCCATTGATGATGGAGCGGCCGAGATGGAGCGCCTGGGCGGCTCGCTGGCGGCGGCCCTGCGGGCGGCCGCAGTCGGAGCGGCGATGGTTCGCGTGCATGATGTCCGCATGACGGTGCAGGCCCTCAAGGTCCAGGCGGCAATCCGAAAGGGGCGTGCCTGA
- the ftsH gene encoding ATP-dependent zinc metalloprotease FtsH, producing MPMRNIAIWAVVLVLVMVLVQMVGRSADPATTQRGPSYSDFLDRVERNEIESATIQGDTLFAVTASGERFEVVLPPSDTETVGILREADVNIRVEEPSEEGNIFLSMLFNWFPLLLLIGVWIFFMRQMQGGGRGGAMGFGKSKARLLTEHHGRKTFDDVAGVDEAKEELQEVVEFLKDPSKFQRLGGKIPKGALLVGPPGTGKTLLARAVAGEANVPFFSISGSDFVEMFVGVGASRVRDMFEQAKKNAPCIIFIDEIDAVGRSRGAGIGGGNDEREQTLNQLLVEMDGFETNEGIILIAATNRPDVLDPALRRPGRFDREVVVGNPDILGREKILKVHMREVPLSEDVDVKIIARGTPGFSGADLANLVNEAALLAARRNKRRVAMQEFEDAKDKVMMGPERRSMVMTDAEKKLTAYHEAGHAIVGLNMPQHDPLHKVTIIPRGRALGVTFNLPEADRLSYSRQYCVSRLASLFGGREAEIIALGPENVTNGATSDIQQATGMARAMVMEWGMSETLGRVRYENRSYEAPAISPDTSELIDKEVRSLIEDAETTARRILTERRADLDTLAEGLLEFEILSGQEVKDLLNGKRPERPDETTPPPSDTPSSAVPSTDEEPDTGPEPQGA from the coding sequence ATGCCTATGAGAAATATTGCGATCTGGGCCGTGGTCCTCGTCCTGGTGATGGTCCTGGTTCAGATGGTCGGCCGCTCGGCTGATCCGGCGACGACCCAGCGTGGGCCGTCCTACTCGGATTTTCTGGACCGGGTGGAGCGCAATGAAATCGAAAGCGCGACCATTCAGGGCGATACACTTTTCGCCGTGACCGCGTCTGGCGAGCGTTTCGAAGTGGTACTGCCGCCGTCCGATACCGAGACTGTCGGCATCCTGCGCGAAGCCGATGTGAATATCCGCGTCGAGGAACCGTCGGAAGAGGGCAATATCTTCCTGTCCATGCTGTTCAACTGGTTCCCGCTTCTGCTGCTGATCGGTGTCTGGATCTTCTTCATGCGCCAGATGCAGGGCGGTGGACGCGGCGGGGCGATGGGTTTCGGCAAGTCCAAGGCCCGTCTGCTGACCGAGCATCATGGCCGCAAGACTTTTGACGATGTTGCCGGTGTCGATGAAGCCAAGGAAGAACTGCAGGAAGTCGTCGAGTTTCTGAAAGACCCGTCAAAGTTCCAGCGTCTAGGCGGCAAGATCCCCAAGGGCGCCCTGCTGGTCGGTCCTCCGGGTACCGGTAAGACCCTGCTCGCCCGTGCGGTGGCCGGCGAAGCCAATGTGCCCTTCTTCTCGATCTCCGGTTCTGATTTTGTCGAGATGTTTGTCGGCGTCGGCGCCAGCCGTGTCCGCGACATGTTCGAGCAGGCCAAGAAGAACGCGCCCTGCATTATCTTCATCGACGAAATCGATGCTGTCGGTCGTTCGCGCGGCGCCGGTATCGGTGGCGGCAATGACGAGCGCGAACAGACGCTCAACCAGCTCCTCGTCGAGATGGACGGTTTCGAGACCAATGAAGGCATCATCCTGATCGCCGCGACCAACCGTCCCGATGTGCTCGACCCGGCCCTGCGCCGTCCGGGCCGTTTCGACCGCGAAGTCGTGGTCGGCAATCCGGATATTCTGGGCCGTGAGAAAATCCTCAAGGTCCACATGCGCGAAGTTCCGCTGAGCGAGGATGTCGACGTCAAGATCATCGCACGTGGCACGCCCGGTTTCTCTGGCGCCGACCTGGCCAATCTGGTCAATGAGGCCGCCCTGCTCGCCGCCCGTCGCAACAAGCGCCGCGTTGCCATGCAGGAATTCGAGGATGCCAAGGACAAGGTGATGATGGGGCCGGAGCGTCGGTCCATGGTCATGACCGATGCCGAAAAGAAGCTGACGGCTTATCACGAAGCCGGCCACGCGATTGTCGGCCTGAACATGCCGCAGCATGACCCGCTGCACAAAGTCACCATCATTCCGCGTGGACGCGCCCTCGGCGTGACGTTCAACCTGCCCGAGGCTGACCGCCTCAGCTATTCGCGCCAGTATTGCGTGTCGCGACTGGCTTCCCTGTTTGGTGGCCGCGAAGCCGAGATCATCGCGCTGGGTCCGGAGAATGTGACCAATGGTGCGACCAGTGACATCCAGCAGGCCACCGGCATGGCACGCGCCATGGTGATGGAATGGGGCATGTCCGAGACGCTGGGCCGGGTGCGCTATGAAAACCGCTCCTACGAAGCGCCGGCGATCTCACCGGACACGTCCGAGCTGATCGACAAGGAAGTTCGCTCCCTGATCGAAGATGCCGAGACCACGGCGCGCCGCATCCTGACCGAGCGCCGGGCCGATCTCGATACGCTGGCTGAAGGCCTGCTGGAATTCGAGATCCTGTCCGGTCAGGAGGTCAAGGACCTGCTGAACGGCAAGCGGCCGGAACGTCCGGACGAGACCACGCCGCCGCCGAGCGACACGCCGAGCAGCGCCGTGCCCAGCACGGACGAGGAACCGGACACCGGTCCGGAACCGCAAGGCGCCTGA